AAACGGCATTAGCCCCGGTGGCATCGGAAGTCACGGGCGGGAAGCGGTGAATTTCGGCGTGCATGACCTCACAGGTACAATAGCGGGATGCGTCTTCTCTTCACCATCCTGCTCATGCTCACAGTGGCGGCGGTTTCGGCTCAGACACCGCCTCCGTCGCTTCCCGCTCCCTCCGATGTCGCCGCGCCGCCGGCAGACGCCGCGAAAACGGCGTCCGGCCTTGCGACCAAAGTTCTGAAGCCCGGCGCCGGCAAAGATCACCCCGCCAAAGACGATCTCGTCACCATCGATTACACCGGTTGGACGACCGACGGGAAAATGTTCGACAGCTCGGTCACCCGCGGCAAGCCCGCGACCTTTCCCGTCGCCCGCGTGATCCCCGGCTTCAGCGAAGGCGTTCAGCTGATGGTCGCGGGGGAGACGCGCCGCCTGTGGATCCCCGAGTCGCTCGCCTACAAAGGCCAGCAGGGGAAACCGGCGGGGATGCTGGTGTTTGACGTGACGCTCATCGAGATGCCGACCCGCGCACCCGCCGACGTCAAAGCGCCTCCGCCCGATGCGAAGCGGACCGCCAGCGGCCTCGCCTACAAGGTGCTCCAGCCGGGCACGGGTGGACGCCACCCCAAGGCCAGCGACCAGGTCACAGTGCACTACACCGGCTGGACGATCGACGGGAAGATGTTCGACAGCTCCGTCACCCGCGGCGCGCCGGCGACCTTCCCGCTCAATCAAGTCATTCCCGGGTGGACCGAAGGCGTGCAGCTGATGGTCGAAGGTCAGAAAACGCGCTTCTGGATTCCCGAGAGGCTCGCATATCAGGGCAAGCAGGCGCCGTACGGGATGCTCGTGTTCGACGTGGAACTGATCAAGATCCAGTAGCGGACGCTTCGAATTTGCGATCGGTGATTTGTAATTTGTGATTGTTCCGAATCATGGTGAAAGCCCCGGCCTTCGGATTTGTGATTTGTGATTGTTTCGGATCACCGTGGAAGCCCACGCCTTCAGGCGTGGGTTCACAGCGTGCTGAAGAGAAACGGCTTTAGCCGCGGGTCTTCCTTCGTGTCTTCCTTCGTGTCCTTTGTGGTGAATCTTTGGTGGAAGCCCCTGCCTTTAGGCCGGGGTTTATGACGTTTAGAAGAGAAACGGCTTTAGCCGCGGTAGGAGACAATTCCTCCCCGTCCTCCGTGGTGAAATCGTTCTTCCCCCGCGTACAATCTCTCGCATGACGCGAAAGCTATTTCTCGCCCTCATTCTTTTCTCGTCCTTGGTGGCGTTGGCCGCTCCGCGCACCATGCGCCTCGACTACTACCACTCCGGCAACGCAACCACCGAGATGTACAGCCTGGACCGCGTGGTGCTGGAGCCGCTGCCCTGGCCGGGAAATCCCAGCAAGAACCTCGACGATTCCAACCTCGGGAAGTACTGCTTCGAGGTGCGAGACCGCGCCACCAACCGCATCCTCTACTCGCGCGGATTCGCCTCCGTATTCGGCGAGTGGGAGACCACCGACGAAGCCAAAGCGCTCAACCGCACCTTCTCCGAGTCGCTGCGCTTTCCCATGCCGGACGCTCCCGTCCAGGTGATCTTGAAGAAGCGCGACGCGCAGAACGCCTTCCGCGAGGTCTGGTCCATCAACATCGATCCTCGGGACAAGTTCATCGACCGCTCCACGCCGGCGCCGCCGGGGAAGGTGATCGCTCTGCAGCAGTCGGGCGATCCTGCCGTCAAGGTGGACTTCCTCATCCTGGGCGACGGCTACACCGCCGCCGAGCTGCCCAAGTTCGAGAAGGACGCCCGCCGCCTGATGGAAATCCTTTTCTCCACCTCGCCGTACAAAGAGCACCGCCAGGATTTCAACGTGTGGGGGCTGTGCCCGCCGGCGGCGGAGTCGGGCATCTCGCGCCCCTCCTCCGGCGTCCACAAGCGCTCGCCGCTGGGCGCCACCTACGACGCCTTTGGCTCCGAGCGCTACGTCCTCACCTTCGACAACCGCGATCTCCGCGACGTGGCCCAGTTCGCTCCCTACGAGTTCGTCGAGATCCTGGTCAACGACAAGATCTACGGCGGAGGCGGCATCTTCGGCCAGTACAGCACGGTCGCCGCCGACAACGCCAACTCCCCCTACGTCTTCGTGCACGAGTTCGGTCACCACTTCGCCGGCCTGGGCGACGAGTACTACACCTCCGACGTCGCCTACGGCCCCGCCACCGAAAAGATCGAGCCTTGGGAGCCGAACATCACCGCCCTGCTCGATGCCAAGGATTTGAAATGGCGCGACCTGGTCGAGCCCGGCACGCCTCTGCCCACGCCCTGGAACAAGACCTCATTCGAAGCCCTGGCGCGCGACATCCAGAAGCGCCGCCGCCAGCTCCGCGCCGACAACCGCCCCGAGTCGGAGATGGACGCGCTCTTCCGCGACGAGCGCAAGAACGAGAATGAATTATTCGCCGCGGACAAATACGCCGCCAAGGTGGGCGCCTTCGAAGGCGCGATGTATGAGGCCAAGGGCTACTACCGCCCGCAGGAAGATTGCATCATGTTCACACGGTACGACCGGTTCTGCGCCGTCTGCCGCCGCGCCATCGAGCGCGTGATCGCCATGTACACGGTTCAATAGCCGCTAGATCGAACCGGCTTCAGCCGCACTGAAAAAGAATTCCTCTGCGATCTCTGCGGTCGAATACGCCGGGTCCGCGCACGCCTGCAACTCGATCCCATATCCCGGGACGCACCCTCGCATCAGGTCCCACGCATCCCTGTACTTTTCCCACTGCGCGTGACTGTTGCGGATGTGCGGCATCACGTACCCCACGTCGTACCGCGACGCCTTCCGCCTCGGGATCACGTACCACGCATCCTCCGGCACGACGTACACAACGATGAAATCCACCTCGCCCTTCCGGTACCGATGTCTCCTCGACCCGCTGGCCTTGAACCGGTACATGTTGTCTGTTTTCCCCCACGACGACTTCACCTGCACCCGGCTGACTCTGCTCCCTGGCGCAAACACCAGGAAGTCGAACCGATGGTTGTCGCCATACGGACGGCACACCGTGAACCCCAGGCTCATCGCCTTGGCCATGAACACCAGCTCCGCCCATTCGCCCTTGGTCTTGCGATGGCGCAGACGAGGACACACCCGCGCCGGCGCACGTTTACGCTTTTTCATGTCTTTTCTCGGTAGAGACGCCCCTCAAGGCGTCTGGAAGAAAGGCGTCTGGAAAAAAAAGAGGTAGTGCGGGCCTTCAGGCCCGCGTTCACGGGCCCCCACCCACACCGGCTTCAGCCACTGAGGATTATCACGATGACTAGCGGGTGAGTGCTGACATCCCGTTTCGCTAACGACTAGCCACTAGCTACTGCTTTTCCCCTTTATTTCCAGAGTAGCAAATTGCAGGGGGTGAAAGTACCACGCTCCAGATGTTTATTTCTCGAATGTTTCCAAACAGTTGCGCAGGAATCCAGATCTTGGGGGTCTTGACAGGTTTTCCACTGGCAACTGGCAACTGCCCACTGCCCACTGCCAACTGCTCTACTTCCAGTATGGCAGATCGGATGGGGTGACTCCGACGATTTCCACAAAACTATATCTTGAACGCGATCAACGAGTTCCGGCCAAAACCGAACGCCAGGGGGCTTGACAATTCTTAGAGCCAATATTTCGCGTCGCCATTCGCTGTACACAATCTGGAGCCGCGCCAGATTTCTCCGCACTTACCATGCCGAGTGCCTTCATCGGGACCTAGTCGCGTTCGCGAGTGTCGCAACCTCTAAGCGCGGGTCCACTGCTTCATCGTCCCGCTGTTGGATTTGACAACGTATCCGACCCGGCGCACCAGGTCCCGCTCTGCGTCTATCAAAGCTGGTAAGTCTATTGACGTCTTCTTTGAAACCCACTTGAGCGTGTACAAGTTGCCATCGACAGCACCCCATCTGAGCGCCAACGCTTTGAAGACGGAACTCGGAAGGTCTGTGGGCCGAGCATTTTGAAAGAACTCCCGGATCGTGACGTACTGGTAGGCAGCCATCTCTTCGGGGCCTTCTGTACGACCCCGGTTGTATGCTCGACCATAATCCTCTGCTGTGGGCGGCCGTCCCTCGCGAGCTTCGATTTCTCTGCCCCCCGCGACTACCATGAGCAGCCAACGAATAAGTTCAACGCCCATTGGTTCCGCAAGGTGGTCACCAAGGTTGCTGATCAGAAACTCATCTTCAAAGTTAGCGCGTTTCCTTCGGTTACACTTGCGGCACAGCAGGCGAATATTCCACTCGTCCGACGGTCCACCCTTAGACCATGGAATGACGTGATCGAACTCGACGTCAGGATCTGACACGGCGGACTTGCACACACAACAGATCTGGTTCTCGCGTTTCAAGACCCTGAACTGGGTCACTCGCGGGATTGTCCTACTAATGTTTCTGAGTTCCTTCGTTTCTGTAAATGGTTCCGCTACATAGAAAACCGGACAATCGTGCCCAAATATCCGGCAACTCCTTTCGTCGCGTTCGCTGTGCAACGGGAATTCCTCAATTAGCGGTCCATAAGGACAGTACTTGATTTCCCAGCACGGCTTACAAACCGCTTTGACACGTCTGCCCCACCCGATCTTCTCACCCCAACGAGTGATGAGGTTCGGAGTGGTACTCCGCGTCCGTTGTGCCTTCTTGTTGCGTGCCATTGCCCCTAGTATAGCTGCCGGCTCAAGGCAGCCGACCCCATGTGTTACGTCACAGACATCCACGAGCAGCACCTATTACAAATGTCATCCTGAGGGGCTCTAGCCCCGAAGGACCTCGGACCATGTGGGACTCGCAGAATCGTAGACCGGACCAGCAGAGATGCTTCTACGTGTACATCATGGCCAGCAAGAACCGTGTGCTTTATATCGGCGTGACGAACAGCCTGGCAAAGCGCGTGTGGCAGCACAAAACCCACGAGATCGAGGGATTCACCAGCAAGTACAAAGTTCACACGCTCGTGCATTTCGAATCGTTCGACGATGTGCGCAATGCAATCGATCGCGAGAAAGTGCTGAAGGGGTGGACGCGCGCGAAGAAGATCGCATTGATCGAAGAAACCAACTCGAAGTGGAAGGACCTGGCGGAGGGGTGGTATCGCAAGCTCTCGGATGAACAGATGAAGAAGCAGTTTGCGAGGCGAAATCCGGCGGGGGCGGGGTCCGGGGAGAAACCGGTCAACTGAGTCGTGAGTTGCTACGGCTCCGAGGTCCTTCGGGCGTAAAGGCCCTCAGGATGACAGCGCTTAAGGGTTCCAGGTCCAAACATCGGGCGGGTGGCCCACGCCTTACGGAACCTGAGGGTGCCCCACCCTTTTCGCGCCAGCGAAAGGGTGGGTAAGCAAAATCCGCTCTCATCCGCGTTGATCCGCGGTCAATGAATCCCCTCCGCATCCTCTGCGATCTCGGCGGTGAAATCTTTCCGACGCAGCTACTTCGGCTTTGCGGGCGGCGGCGCCGGTTCGCGCTGGAAGTCGCCGGTCCACGGAGGGATCACTCCCACGGACCTCGCA
The window above is part of the Terriglobia bacterium genome. Proteins encoded here:
- a CDS encoding FKBP-type peptidyl-prolyl cis-trans isomerase; translated protein: MLTVAAVSAQTPPPSLPAPSDVAAPPADAAKTASGLATKVLKPGAGKDHPAKDDLVTIDYTGWTTDGKMFDSSVTRGKPATFPVARVIPGFSEGVQLMVAGETRRLWIPESLAYKGQQGKPAGMLVFDVTLIEMPTRAPADVKAPPPDAKRTASGLAYKVLQPGTGGRHPKASDQVTVHYTGWTIDGKMFDSSVTRGAPATFPLNQVIPGWTEGVQLMVEGQKTRFWIPERLAYQGKQAPYGMLVFDVELIKIQ
- a CDS encoding IgA Peptidase M64 produces the protein MTRKLFLALILFSSLVALAAPRTMRLDYYHSGNATTEMYSLDRVVLEPLPWPGNPSKNLDDSNLGKYCFEVRDRATNRILYSRGFASVFGEWETTDEAKALNRTFSESLRFPMPDAPVQVILKKRDAQNAFREVWSINIDPRDKFIDRSTPAPPGKVIALQQSGDPAVKVDFLILGDGYTAAELPKFEKDARRLMEILFSTSPYKEHRQDFNVWGLCPPAAESGISRPSSGVHKRSPLGATYDAFGSERYVLTFDNRDLRDVAQFAPYEFVEILVNDKIYGGGGIFGQYSTVAADNANSPYVFVHEFGHHFAGLGDEYYTSDVAYGPATEKIEPWEPNITALLDAKDLKWRDLVEPGTPLPTPWNKTSFEALARDIQKRRRQLRADNRPESEMDALFRDERKNENELFAADKYAAKVGAFEGAMYEAKGYYRPQEDCIMFTRYDRFCAVCRRAIERVIAMYTVQ
- a CDS encoding HNH endonuclease, which codes for MSDPDVEFDHVIPWSKGGPSDEWNIRLLCRKCNRRKRANFEDEFLISNLGDHLAEPMGVELIRWLLMVVAGGREIEAREGRPPTAEDYGRAYNRGRTEGPEEMAAYQYVTIREFFQNARPTDLPSSVFKALALRWGAVDGNLYTLKWVSKKTSIDLPALIDAERDLVRRVGYVVKSNSGTMKQWTRA
- a CDS encoding GIY-YIG nuclease family protein — protein: MWDSQNRRPDQQRCFYVYIMASKNRVLYIGVTNSLAKRVWQHKTHEIEGFTSKYKVHTLVHFESFDDVRNAIDREKVLKGWTRAKKIALIEETNSKWKDLAEGWYRKLSDEQMKKQFARRNPAGAGSGEKPVN